Proteins co-encoded in one Setaria viridis chromosome 9, Setaria_viridis_v4.0, whole genome shotgun sequence genomic window:
- the LOC117836410 gene encoding uncharacterized protein — protein MGGPSSPRRENNGEGSSGGGGSSKERPRSFDEKTRLACWRKAAVVAGRHPERWRQDAVGNIVCRRFWSCHGCLCYEYDHIVPFSRGGESTVENCQILQTRVNRSKSDKAWVDEAEMRGFSCDIKFTDKELDIIEMAAYGDVIRPGKQCRCRTVAEMLGQVKSKNRVAACELPDKSTS, from the exons ATGGGGGGTCCTTCCTCTCCCCGTCGGGAGAACAACGGCgaggggagcagcggcggcggcgggagctcgaAGGAGCGCCCGAGGTCCTTCGATGAAAAGACCCGATTGGCGTGCTGGcggaaggcggcggtggtggcggggcggCACCCGGAACGCTGGCGGCAGGACGCCGTCGGCAACATCGTCTGCCGCCGCTTCTGGAGCTGCCACGGGTGCCTCTGCTACGAGTACGACCACATCGTCCCCTTCTCGAGAG GAGGAGAGTCCACTGTCGAGAACTGCCAGATCCTTCAGACTAGGGTAAACCGATCCAAATCTGATAAAGCATGGGTAGATGAAGCAGAGATGCGGGGTTTCTCCTGTGACATCAAGTTCACTG ACAAGGAACTCGATATCATTGAGATGGCTGCCTACGGGGATGTTATTCGTCCAGGTAAGCAATGCCGTTGCAGGACGGTAGCTGAGATGCTAGGGCAAGTGAAGTCAAAGAATCGCGTGGCTGCTTGCGAGCTACCAGACAAAAGCACATCTTAA
- the LOC140221154 gene encoding protein ALP1-like has product MDLQGRRRAAAALVAAVAAWFFLWFRRSEDARSITYVPMAEKDRERNSNLRFINESDDVHCVNLLRMRRAPFFQLCDLFRSRELVMDSIHTTIEEQVAMFLHVVGHNQRFRVINMTFRRSPETISRFFHQVLYAVGELRNELIVPPSTSIHPRILGSRRWNPYFKDCIGAIDGTHVLARVPLKMQAAFRCRKHTITQNVLAAVDFDIRFTYVLASWEGSAHDALILSDALERADGLTVPQGKFYLVDAGYAARPGFLPPNRGTRYHLREFGSNRPQNQRELFNLRHSSLRVIVERAFGAIKNRFRILDNKPFHPYKTQVKLVLACCILHNWILRHGQDEHVPTEAAWTPNSTDTPPEQEHSPDNGTWAQQRDAWAAQMWQNRGSSRV; this is encoded by the exons ATGGACTTGCAAGGTAGACGCCGGGCTGCAGctgctcttgttgctgctgttgctgcatggTTTTTCTTGTGGTTTAGAAGAAGTGAGGATGCTCGATCTATTACCTATGTACCCATGGCAGAGAAGGACAGAGAGAGGAATAGCAACCTCAGATTCATAAATGAATCTGATGATGTCCATTGTGTCAACCTGCTAAGGATGAGAAGGGCACCTTTTTTCCAACTGTGTGACTTGTTTCGATCTAGAGAGTTGGTTATGGATAGCATCCATACCACTATTGAAGAACAAGTAGCAATGTTCTTGCATGTAGTGGGACACAACCAAAGGTTCAGGGTCATTAACATGACATTTAGGAGGTCACCTGAAACTATCAGTAGGTTCTTTCATCAAGTCTTGTATGCAGTTGGTGAGTTGAGAAATGAGTTGATTGTTCCACCATCCACTAGTATCCATCCTAGGATCCTTGGCAGCAggagatggaacccatatttcaag gattgcataggagcaattgatGGGACACATGTCTTAGCTAGAGTTCCTTTGAAGATGCAAGCTGCCTTTAGATGCAGGAAGCACACCATCACTCAGAATGTACTGGCAGCAGTGGACTTTGATATCAGGTTCACATATGTGCTTGCTAGTTGGGAGGGATCTGCACATGATGCTCTAATTTTATCAGATGCTCTTGAAAGGGCAGATGGTCTTACAGTCCCACAAG GGAAATTCTATCTTgtggatgctggatatgcagccAGACCTGGGTTCCTACCGCCAAATCGTGGTACAAGGTACCACTTGAGGGAGTTTGGTTCAAATAGGCCACAAAATCAAAGAGAGTTGTTTAACCTAAGGCATTCTTCTCTTAGGGTGATAGTAGAGAGGGCCTTTGGTGCTATAAAGAATAGATTCAGAATCCTTGATAACAAGCCTTTCCATCCTTACAAAACCCAAGTGAAGTTGGTTCTTGCCTGTTGTATTCTGCACAATTGGATACTTAGGCATGGACAAGATGAACATGTCCCCACTGAAGCTGCTTGGACTCCTAACTCTACTGATACTCCCCCTGAGCAAGAACATAGTCCTGACAATGGAACCTGGGCACAACAGAGGGATGCATGGGCTGCACAAATGTGGCAGAACAGGGGATCTTCTAGAGTTTAA